In the genome of Fundulus heteroclitus isolate FHET01 unplaced genomic scaffold, MU-UCD_Fhet_4.1 scaffold_97, whole genome shotgun sequence, the window GTACAGCTTGCCGGCTAGTTCTTAGCTTCCCGACTATAATTTTAAAGCGGTGCCGCTTTCTTAAAAGTGATGCTCAAcctggaaatgttttcaaacaaccgagatgttttttttttgttatatatatatatatatatatatatatatatatagatatagatagatagatagatagtaagGATGACAAAAACCTTTTTGCCTCCTTTCAGGCAGCTGGCCAGAAGTGCTAAGcaacaagtgggggaggggcagctcTACCCTAtacagcaaaaaagaaaacgcCGGCACTTTCTCTTGCATCACTTTAGAGGAAATTTTTAACGTTATTTTTAACGTAATGCTTACCTCGATGCCAACAACCAACCCATGCCTGATCACGTCAGGGGCAGAAAATAGAGCAACTAGATTCCAGCGTGTGCTTGTGAGACAACTGACACACTTTGTCTTCCACTATATGagacgatttaaaaaaaaaaaaaaaaaaagtacttcaTTCCGTTATTTGATACGACCCTCGCATATAAGCAGAAAAAAGATGGAATATCTTGGGAGATAGCGCTGGAAAGCGGGCAAAGCAGAGGAGGGGAGCGCGCCTGTCGCAGAACGCCTGTACCTTCAGAGGAGCAACGACTCGGCTCACGAGACAGCAGCTGAAATCCCTGACACCGCCCTCCTCACAGCAGCTCTAGCTCCTTACAGGATGCTGTACCTTCAAACCTACAGTGCACCTGTTGTCAGAACTAACAGGCAAGTTTCAGCCAGACAGTTCGGTACCCCCCTGCGCTATCAGCAGCAGGACCCGCGCGAGGCTTTGCGGTTGCCGTGAAGATCAATAGTGCTGCCTAGCAGTGCGTGACCGATCTGGTCCTCGGCGGCCAGAACCACCCTGACGGCCGCCTCGAACGCGGCCGCGACGTTGGTGTCGTCTTTGGCGCTGGTCTCAAAGTACGGGCAGCAGCCGTTCTCCTCGCACCAGGCCCGCGCCTCGTCCTCCCCGACCTCCCGCCGCTCCATGTCGACCTTGTTGCCCAGCACCACGAACGGGAAGCGCTCCGGCTCTTTGACGTCGGAGTAGAACATGAACTCCTTCTTCCAGCAGCTGAGGTTCAGGAAGCTCTGCAGGTCGTCGACGGCGAACGTGAGCAGGCAGCAGTCGGCGCCGCGGTAGAACGGGGTGCGGAGCGACTTGAAGCGCTCCTGACCCGCCGTGTCCCAGATCTGGAGGGTGACCAGGCGGCCGTCCACGTCCAAGTCTCGGTTGAGGAACTCCACGCCGATGGTGTGGAAGGACTGCGAGTCGAAGCGGTCGGTGACGTAGCGGTTCATCAGAGAGGACTTGCCTACGCCCCCGTCTCCCAGCAGGATCACTTTCAGGAGCACGTTATTCCTACTCATCGTGTTTCCGCCCACCTTTTTAGGCCTCTCCGGTGGGTTTCAGGCCTCTGCGGCGGGAGGGAGATCAGTGTCAACCCAGgaagaagggggggaaaaaaagagcgaAAATGAATAATCGTGTAATACATTTCATCTTTGACAATAAATGTGGAGCTACAAAAGGTTAAAAACTGctgcaaaaacaagaaatgtgtgtaatttaagATAAAAGCAAACGTGTACTGTGATCATTTGCAAATAAAGAGCAATCCGTGTGTGTAAAAGATGTTTTACAAAACGGACACGTTATATGGGGGAACAAATATTGATATTTCATCAACAGATTTTCCCCCTTCATTCCCACACATGATGACAATCCCCACGCAGAAGAAGCTTCCTCTGCTAACTAATCGTTAAACGCGCAGGCAAAACCGAAAGTGTGTGGATCAGATTACATTCATGCTGAAGTCTGCAtgaggcctttttttttctttttttttttaacgctcTCAGATGCTCAACGAATCCTCCAACGCCTGCTGTGTGGATGGAAAGTTGCGTCGTCTGAATCGTCCTCAGATTCATGCATTTCCTCTGTGATTAAATGGAGAccttcctcaaaaaaaaaaaaaaactcatcacCTCATCAATCATGACACATTGTAGCTTTATAAAACAGTTAATATCATTTGcatgctgcatggaaatgtaaaaGTCTCAGCAACAACACATCAAAGGCgtttaaaagcaacatttagttACACTCATGACTgaaaatacttttattattattatttccagcTCAAACTCTTCAAATTTCAAATTGCCAACAGGCTGAATATCCAGTCTCTTTGGTAGTGTAGGGGTATAAGCGTAATTAGAGCGTCATTTAATTAGTTTTTGTCATCCTGGAGGCGGTACTTTATACATAAAATGTGTATTAGgtctttctttcccttttattttggcacatgTGTAATGAACTAGGGGTGGGCGATGtggactttaaattttatcacaatatattgtggTAATGTTGTGATAAcgataaaagtgatgataaaagaccacttacagcttcttgcagtctttttcgggtaactgtgtggctgtgactgcatgtcaatTATAGTGCAATAAGCACAAatactgtccttaaaaaaaaaattatgtaaaatatattgaaacaAAAGTCTAAATTTGTTTCATCAGGACTGTAGTTACATAAGAAGTGGGATTTTTATTaccaaactgcacacagtaactgTATTCAAATATATTTCACAATTTATTGATGTTCTCAATAAACTAACAGTGgggaaaatagcaaaaataacaatcctgacCACACTAGCacttttggggtttttttagACGCCACTAGTTGGAATTTCTGGTCGTCAAATTCTTATCGTGATAAGAAATGTTCACGCTAATGGTAAAACGATATGATAAAAAGGCCCAGCACTATAATAAATGCCCAAATATAATgctaaagaaagaaaaccacaaCTGCTATATTGTAATTTATAACCAGATCTCAGTGTGCACCAGCTCTTACATTAATTAAGGTTAAATAGATCACCTAAAATTATTCAAGGGGTAACAAATTGAAGAAATCTGCGCATTTATAAGACTCAATTATTGAAGAAAAATATGGCTGCCATGCTCAGATGTCTGCTACCATACAAACTTGGAAATCCCTGCACAGATTTTTGACAGTTTTGACCCTGTTTCATCCCACACTTAAAACACATTCAGAGAAAACTTTAAGGCTGCAAACTGTAGATTTTAACACGTGTGACTGTTTCATGTCGATATTTCAAGGAAAACACCGAACCTGACATGAAACTTTTCTGGGGGTCTGAAAATCTGTGTAATGGTTAACCAGTTAACAGGAGGACAGAGGGGTGAGGGACCGACATGTATGCAGCTTAgctattttgttgttttcattacACGGAACAGAAACATGAAAGTCGACCTATGAAGACATTCTGCAGGGGGAAACGAACAGGTTTCAGGGACCGATAGGGACATAGAAACATCCCTTTAGTTTTAGACCGACAGATTTAAGCCGCTGCATCCCTTCCAACAGAAGCCAGAACCTGGCTGACGGCAGCTCGCTTTGCGCAAGCCTCAAACAAACATGTTTGACATGTTTAAGCCTGTTTACTTTGACTGAAGGCAAcgcgcacacacatacacacacacaaaaaacgaAAAACTCCGCCTGAAGACTTTTTAGACCAAGTTGTACAGTTAGTACAGCTGTCCACGACGCAGAAGTTAACAAGGAACCGAAACAAGCAGCTGACTTTTAAAAGCCGGGACAATGAAGCGGAGAGCCGCGGCTGGGAAGCTGCTAGCGGACGGCTAGTCTCACGGCTTGTTGACGTCCTGCTGCTGGTCAAGCTAACCGCTAGCCTCCGTGTGCCGGTAACCCAGCAGCTCGCAGCTGTTATAGAAACCTGGAAATGAGCGCAAAGCAAGTGTGGCGTTGCTGTGGTAACGGAGGAGGCGAGCGCTCACGCGCTTTATCACTCACCTTAATTCTGATAAATAACAGCGCGAGAGCTGCCCTGCTCTCCTGCATCTGACCGAGACCGAGTGTCGTGACGTGCCCAGTGGCGTTAAAGAGCCGCGGGATCCGGGGTCCTAGAGCCCGcaattttccccccaaaaaaaaaaaatttttattgattgatttattatgTCAAACAAGGTTTTTGTGTAATATAAAGTAATATCacgattttattttatttgcactGTGTTCACATACAGATAACAGAAAAGCACATTGCAAAAGACgagtgtaataattaatgtgcaactAGCAGCTACTAACATGCTTGCAGCTGTAATAGTCTGCTGACATCAACAGTAACAGCCGGCAAAACAGCTTCTGGCGATGTCTACAATGCTCACAAAACCTCTTTTCTGGCATTTTGGCACAGTGCTGATACAAATTTTCGTTACCTGTGGAATTCTACTTAGTAAGCAAACCTCTTAAAGTGCTTAAAACGTTGATCTGCAGACTTTTAGAAGACACCTGGTTGTCATCTAAATGCATGTTCAGCAAAAATAGGCAAAAGCAGAATGCGTCATGTGAAGCAGATACATACATCTGCAGGCTGCAAAGGCGGCATTCTTCAATCAACTGAAACCAAGTCAAGCGCACCAGAATaacaggaggagaaggaggttTGCCGGGCTGCATTCCTAAAAAAACATGATTGCCTGCAAAACAAATGGAGACTCCTCGGTGACATGACCATGCACGACTTTTAACGACAcagtcaccaaagctcaccgaCGGTGTGATCGTTAAAAGTAGCAAGAACAGATCTGCTCAGACAGACAataagatggggggggggggggggggggggggttaggagGGACTAACCAAAGGATCTCAAAGGTATAAAAGATTAAACATCTGGATATTATGCTCTGGCTCGATCACTTTGTCTGAAATTTGATTTGATTCATGGTGACATAGTTGTTAGCACATATCTAACAGcaagaaggttgtgggtttaaATCTAAGTTATATGTGTGTTTTATGCGGGGTCCATTGGTTGTTATGAAATAGATGAGCATGTCACTGTGTTATTAAGGAGGGGACCCCCTACGTCTTGTACAAAGTCTACCAGGATAAGATCAAGCCTCCTGTGATCTTGAACAGGATTAAGGGAACGTGGAGAACAGA includes:
- the rab9b gene encoding ras-related protein Rab-9B → MSRNNVLLKVILLGDGGVGKSSLMNRYVTDRFDSQSFHTIGVEFLNRDLDVDGRLVTLQIWDTAGQERFKSLRTPFYRGADCCLLTFAVDDLQSFLNLSCWKKEFMFYSDVKEPERFPFVVLGNKVDMERREVGEDEARAWCEENGCCPYFETSAKDDTNVAAAFEAAVRVVLAAEDQIGHALLGSTIDLHGNRKASRGSCC